CAGATCTAGACTAACATGTGTGtgatatatacatacatatatatgtatatattggAACCTTGCATGTGATGAGAAGTCCCTACACGTCTATGACTTGTTGCATTCCAGTTTCCATTCAAAGGGATGAAACAAATCGACAAGTTAAAATATGGTAGCACCTTTTTGGATTATCCTATCTTCCTGTGCTTGACGGGTTGTATTCATGACATGTGACGTTTTGCCCCTTCCCTAAATAAAGATCGACCTTGCTGGGATCTCAAGTGACAGTACTGAAATTCTTGAACAGGCCAATCATGATATCAATTCTTATCAAACCGGTGTGCGGACTTTCTGGCAAAATTGGATGCAACACCTGATGAAGAGTTTACATCCTTGTCTTGTCTTGTCTTTGAAACCCATTTCAATTTCTAGAGATTATTAGTAGATGACTGACTGTAGGAGCTTTTGCTTGCCTCCTTCTGTAAACGTTAACCGACATTTCTCATTATATATTATagggttaaaaataaaaaaaatctcctGTGATATAtttaatacacagaaaagtccACCGAATtccattaaatttaatgaattctatTAGTTTATAATTTAGTTTAAAACATGAGGTCCCCGAATTTCATTAAGTTTAACGAATtctattagtttacaatttagtttaaAACATGAGGTATTAAAAAAATACCACAAGGGATTTTTTTGCTTTTAAccctatattatatatatatctttcctaccaaaaaaaaatggtgatgATAATTTAGTTCTGATTGTCTTAATCACAAATTGCTAATTTAGCTGTCAATAATATGTTATTGTAGCTATCTAAAAATTGTTATACTTGATTTTCAGATTTACTTATATTAATGTTTAACTGCTAATCGTGTATTCTTGTTAGCACTTGAATTAATGCCGAATCACATggcaaacttttttttttctttgtggcATAAATTAAAAGATATGATGGTAAGTTAACCACGCTGAAACTTGAAGATACGACTTGTATTGTAATAATTGCATGAAACGCTTTGACCAAAAAAATTTCTTCTAGCCGTGTGAGAGTTGAATTAATTCAACTTGCACGTGTTGACTAACTAACATCATTAATCCAATTATTGCATAATCAGCCTTTCAATTGTTTCCACGAAACAGCAGTAAGGCTGTAGTGAATTGATTTGCATTTGCTCATGCTATTGTTTAATTATATGCTTTGACCCTTTTTTCTAGCCTACATAAGCATGTGCttatcatcaaaaaaaaaaaaaaaaaaaaagaatatgctTTGTCGGCAGGCACCACTACAAAAGGTCTAATTTGTTGTGCTGTACATCATGATTTCACATTGAAAACATAAAATATTGCATTCTAGCTTGTACTAGATATATATAAATTGCATTATTCTCATTAAACTACGGCTTTACTTGTACTTAAATCCAAATCAGTCAACAAGCAACCTTGCCAGAATGTATTCTCCCTGTAATCTGTcccagaaaagaaaatttgagtaaaatcaCAAGCAATCAACTAAGCAAATCCCTGCACTGGTACTATCATTACTATATATATGCTACACTTATTTGCAGTCACGAATAATAAGttgcttgatcaagtattaTACTGTAACAATAGCCAAACTAATCAGAACAATGAAGAATTCATCTTCTTATTCATCAGCAGCCCTTCTCGCCTTCTCATGCCTCCTTTTTCTGTCTCTACCATCTCCTTCTTTCTGTGCACATCCCAAGTGCAACTCACATGATAAGAAGGTCCTCCTGAAAATCAAAGCAGACCTAAACAATCCCTACCATTTGGCCTCTTGGGATCCTAAAGTTGACTGTTGTGAATGGGATGCTTTGGAATGTGATCGAAATACTGGCCGTGTCATTGCTCTCACCGTCTTTGCAGGCAACATCTCCGGCCAAATCCCACCTGCTGTTGGCGACCTCCCATATCTCCAAAACGTGGACTTTCATAAGCTTACAAATCTTACTGGCGAAATCCCATCTACCGTTACCAAGCTCGTTCATCTAACATTCCTCCGACTTAGCTGGAATCATCTCTCAGGCCCAGTTCCTTCCTTCCTTAGCCAGATCAAGACCCTGACTTTCTTGGACTTGTCATTCAACAACTTCACTGGTTCCATCCCTCCTTCGCTTTCTGAGCTCCCTAACCTCCTTGCACTTCACCTAGACCGCAACAGACTCACCGGAAACATCCCTGAATCGTTCGGGAACTTCGCATTTGGAAATAGTGTTCCTGATATTTATCTTTCCCACAACATGCTCACAGGCACAATTCCAAGGTCTTTTGGTGGCTTAAACTTCTCACTGAGGATTGACTTGTCACGCAACAGGCTCGAAGGTGATGCGTCATTCTTGTTTGGCAAGAACAAGACCGTGCAATTTGTTGATTTGTCGAGGAATTTGTTCATGTTTGATCTATCCAAGGTGGAGTTTTCGGAGAACTTGATATATTTGGACTTGAACCATAACAAAATCTTTGGGAGTCTTCCACAGAGCTTGACTAATTTGGGTCTGCAGTTCTTTAATGTGAGTTATAACAGGCTGTGTGGTCAGATTCCGCAAGGTGGGAAGCTGCAAAGCTTCGACTTGTATTCTTATTTCCATAACAGATGTTTGTGTGGTGCCCCTCTTCCTGCCTGCAAGTGATTTTCAGAAAATTGGGACTGAGGAAGCAGggatttgttaaaaaaaataaacagttGTCATGATATTTAATGCACTTATTTCATGTCAGGTTTGCTTTTGCAGTTTCCACACGAAActgagaaataataataattccaGGGCAAGATTGTATCCCATGTATTATATGGCATAAAAATAAACTCTATTTTCGATAATGGGATATGTGATCTTTTACTGCAAGTGTGATAAACCTAAACAGTTACTGCTATTTAACTAACTCTTAAACAATGCATTAGGGATCTAAAAATTGTTTTCTTAGACCTCCTAATTCTGAGTGAACCAAATGTGAATG
The Coffea arabica cultivar ET-39 chromosome 6c, Coffea Arabica ET-39 HiFi, whole genome shotgun sequence genome window above contains:
- the LOC113691689 gene encoding polygalacturonase inhibitor-like, whose amino-acid sequence is MKNSSSYSSAALLAFSCLLFLSLPSPSFCAHPKCNSHDKKVLLKIKADLNNPYHLASWDPKVDCCEWDALECDRNTGRVIALTVFAGNISGQIPPAVGDLPYLQNVDFHKLTNLTGEIPSTVTKLVHLTFLRLSWNHLSGPVPSFLSQIKTLTFLDLSFNNFTGSIPPSLSELPNLLALHLDRNRLTGNIPESFGNFAFGNSVPDIYLSHNMLTGTIPRSFGGLNFSLRIDLSRNRLEGDASFLFGKNKTVQFVDLSRNLFMFDLSKVEFSENLIYLDLNHNKIFGSLPQSLTNLGLQFFNVSYNRLCGQIPQGGKLQSFDLYSYFHNRCLCGAPLPACK